The genomic DNA GGTTTGGCAAATGGCAAATTAGATGTAGCGTTTTCTAGCGATGGCTTTATTCTGgatttttgcggtttgatttacggtctctcttctctctcccGTGTCTGCTCCACCAGGTCCATGCCCATCTACTTGCGCTGGATGCCGTTCATTTCCTGGATGATGTTCGCCAGTGAAGCAATCTCGATTGCCCAATGGGACGGGGTAAAGAATATTGGTAAGCCACATACACAACCACAactacacactcacacatgcgGTGTGGAAGTAATGCGTTTGTTGATTCCTTCTTCCAGAATGTTCCAACATTATTCCGAGCATCTGTCTGCATAACGGCGAGCAAGTGTTGGATCAATATTCGTTCAGCAGCAAACATCTACGGACGGACTTTCTGGTGCTCGTGGGGCAATACTTTATTTATCATGTCCTGGCAATGCTGTGCCTGGCCAGGCGGGTGTCCCGCAATTAAAAGCAATGGATGGTGTGTCTGCCTTCTGGTTGTTGTTATCGAACATACAAGCttattgcatttttatgtCATCTTCGTATTACGTACCGTTAACTGTGGttagaataaaacaaaccataCACTCAGTACATTACGTTCTCCTTTTCTGTCGTTTTGGATCGTGAAATGGCTTTTAGTTTAATTTAAGAGCATGCTGCGTATCATGGTTGTGGAATCGAATGTCGTTCAGGACAGAAAAAGGTTGATATCAAGGGTTAAAGCGCAGTCAGGTCGAGCTCTCATACTCAACTCTTGATTTCACTCtgtgcgcctaaatgtagacAATCACGCATGCGTACGCTGCATAACATTGCATAGCTTGCACAACGAATTTCAAACTGctcgaacagaaaccttcgaGCTGTTCAAAATATTTCGCCAAAAGCGGAACGGGTTTAACAATACCTGTACAAAATatgtactttaaaaaaaagtaaacttttatacaacaaatattttatgaatgaaGATGACGCGATTCGACACGCCCTTTTAAGAGATAGTAGCAATGAGCAAAAAGAGAGCATGAACCACTGAAGGAAGACATTTTACATCGCAAAACGGGAACACCAATCAGCAATCGGTTGCTGATAGTGTGTTTGTCCGTCTCCGTTGAAAATTTGCCATGGGGTGCCTCAAGACGACAAAAAAGACTCTTCTCTTATCAGCCTTTCCATTGTTGCGCTTGACCAGCGCAACCAGTAGCCAACCAACGAGCGTGGACGCCCGAAAGATTGGTAAATTAATTTGTCAACTAGCAATCAGCTCAACAGGGCCCGGGACTTTGCCGGCCATTCATTCCTGTTCGAACCATCGGTGCAAGAACAAGCTGTTCCGGGACATCGCACGATTGACGGTTGACTTGCGCGGGAACACAAGCGAAGAAACGCAGATTACTCGTATGTTTTCGCCGATGGATTCGACGGTGAACAGTACCGGTTCGAGCAGTGCCAGTGCCGATTACCGCAAGAAACGCATCAAGAACGTCCAGAAGCTGGAGTTGGTGCGGCTAATGAAGGCTAACTTCCTGTTCATTCGTGGCAAACATGCGGTAGCGCGCAGTGAAAAGAGCCGTGCCGATGTTTGGAAGGTAATTACTGGCCGGCTAAATAGTTTGGGTCCCCCGATCCAGTCGGCAGAAGCGTGGCAAAGAGTGAGTGTCGTTCGTAGTGTTCCCGTGCTGGTGGATAATTATCGTGCCGCGACTAACGCAAGCTTTCATCCGTACTGTAGCGCTGGAACGATATGCGTTCGGCGACCAAGAGCAAGATGACCAAGATCCAGAACTATGTCCGCGAGCATGGCGAAGACTGTCCGTACAAGCTAAATCTGGTAGAGCGGCTCATCTGGGACACGTTCAGCGTGAAGCCGGAGGAGTACATGAAGGACCTGAATCTGAAGCTGTGGCGTGAGAAGCAGCAGCCAAGGGTCGACGGTTCGGTCGGACCACAGCCACAATCCGCAGTTGACAGTGTCTCGTCCTGTTCGTCGCAAATGTCGGCGGCCGAGCAGAACTTTGACATGGGATGGAATCAGGTAGGAACAACAACGACATGTCACGATACCGGATTAGGCTGGAACTCCCCAatgccttcctccattgcgtCCATGAGCAGGGAGAACAGTTTGCTGGAGGTTCCGAATCAAACGGTGGGAGGATTTTATTCCACCTCTAGCTGTACCCTTCATCCGGAGCAGAACTATGGAGTGCAATCGACGACGGCCATGGGATATCAAGGGTATTCCGGTGTGTCTGCTAACAGCACAACACACTTCAACCAGTGGCCATCCTCCGGTGCTGAGCTGCGTGACGACGCTTcgttccagcagcagccaaaggTATTCCCGCGACTCCAAGCATAACCTCACTTTTCAGGCAATGCGAAGAAAAGACGAATTTTGTGTGCTTTCCACTTACAGATACAGACGTCTACGACGGATCTCGTGCCCGGCGGTAAGATGCTGCGGGAGTTGAACAAACTGTTCGATCTGGTGCTGAAACAGAACGAAGAAATACTCAGCTTATTAAGACAGCCCAGCAGTGAAAATTAAAGCCATATGGTTATTACAGTCGTGCAAATGTATTAATTACCAGTGACTTCGTTTGGCTCTGCTGGCGGATCGTCACCATTTTCAGTGCAATAAAcgtacaacaaacacacacacatgaagtAACAACTAAAACCGGATTTCAATTCAGCGTTtcgtttgtttagtttttatcTGTCAAAAATGACAGTTTGTTCAAATATTGATTTCCGGTGATTGGTTGGGCCCGTTTGCGAGTGGATGACAGACGGCTATCTTCTTTTGGAAAGCAGTGGTATTGGACGTCCAAGCGTTCGTGGGGATTACAAATTTCAGGTAAGTGAAGTGGTTGCTACTCATCGCAATATTCAAGCATTAATTTGGTATGGACATTCCTTGACCCGGTAGAAACAAACATGGTTGACGGCCACAGGCAATCGGAGCGTGTCGAGCTCAATTTCCCGGTGGGGCGAGTTCATCGCTACTTGAAACAATGTCCCGCCGTGTACAAAAAGCGACGCGTTACAGGAACGGCTTCCGTCTACAAGGCGGCTATATTGGAATACTTAACAGCCGAGATCCTAGAACTGGCGGGCAACGTTGCGCGGGAAATGGGGCTGAAGTGCGTAACACCGCTTGGAAAATTGGGAGGCTTGACCGTAGTCAGTATCCAGGACTTGCTAACAGTTAAAAGAGACAACACGAAGTATCCTGTGTGAAGTCTCTGCATCTCTCCGAATATAATGTCCTCCTCCATTCTAGCCCAGTCTATCCTTCGTTGGTCAATAACGATGTCCAACCAGACGCAGAAAAAGGTCAGCACAGTTTATGAAAAAGTGTTTCACCACTAATCGGTTCTAATTTAATAATTGTCACATAGCTTCTTCTTCCACGCTGATACCGAGCTCCGGCGGGACTCGGTCATCAATCGCGGCGTCGGCATTCGGATTTTGTGAGCACGGGAGCTGGTGCTTGGTTGATAGTGATTAAACAGACTGTCTgtctgttttaattaaatcccTTCCCTTCGCCGCAACACACCCTCCCTTCCTCTGCGGGGGTTGCGGCGGCCCATGatagtgtgtttgttttcgttgtaaAACAATTTCAGGTCACAAATAGTGTCGGCAACAGAAAGCTGTGGCGTCTTTGAAGTGTCGATTGCCGCCTTTACTTAATCTGTCGCTTGCTCCTAAatagttttttcccccccccgGTTTTCGTGTGTCTCCTGTGCGTGTTgagagtttttgtttggtaTTGGGATTGCTTCTTAGCGAATTAGGTCTGGAAAGTGCATCTTGTGGTTGGATGATGGTAATTAGCATGGTTCGATGgatttgttttccgaagcGGTACAACGGATGTACGGATACGGATATATTTGTACTTCTTGGGCAAAATTCTTCAAAGGCAAACACTAAACAAACAAGAATGGCAAACAACAGCTCCCTCTCAATAGTTCCCAACAACTCTCCCTCtggcggtccagtggccgagcCGATagtggcgctggtcttcatacggcaagaccggggtttATATCCCATCCAGGCCTCTTCCCCTTACGCAGCTTGACTGACCAAGGGGACTGActgaaatcaagtcacagaaagctaggaATGGAAGGCAAAGTTGAATTAGACCATtaaaggttgtagtgccaaggaagaagaagaagattactTAAAACTTGTGGACATATGTCTTTTCCCCTCCCTCCACCATGCCTCGCGGCGCTTAGTGGAGGGGATGCGGGCTGCGCACGTCGTGGGGTTTAGTCGGTAAAAATCCGGCATGCGGCATCGTTGGAGAAGCCGTATCTAAGAAGATTCCCCACGAcgtaaaagaacaaaaaaaaaaaaaacaactctccCTCTCGTATCAAAAACTGGAAACGTTGTAATCGGAACATCCGGCGTATTCCTTCTAATAAATTCCAACGTGCGGAACGTGGATTAGCTAACTGGACCTGGATGTGTCCAAGGGAACCGTGTCCAAGGGTCAGCTTGCTGCTGTGTATTAGGTCTGTTTGTTGGTCTAAGACGGAAAGTCCCATCTGGTTTCCACCGGTGCATCTTGAGGAGTTAGTTCCGTACTCGTTTTTTATCCAAATCCTAAAGCTTGGTTCTTTCGTATGGTAGACTTACTCATTTGCTGTATTACAAGAAGATGCAACGTCATGCTTCCGTTGGAAGTTGAAAGTGACATTGTATGCAGAGAATCGTTCAGTAAAATTACACAGCGTTATGCTAATGGGCCATCCATAATTAAGCGTAAGGTTTGATTTACGCGAGCTTGTATGCAGCGGATGCATCGCTTAAATGCATCAACAGTAACTCCACGGCTGCTTAAACGCTGCAAAAGCGAGGTTCACCGGCATCGATAAGCTAGAGCCGTTATCATGCTGTTGTTGGCTAAAAAAAGCCTT from Anopheles stephensi strain Indian chromosome 2, UCI_ANSTEP_V1.0, whole genome shotgun sequence includes the following:
- the LOC118505218 gene encoding uncharacterized protein LOC118505218 isoform X1, with protein sequence MGCLKTTKKTLLLSAFPLLRLTSATSSQPTSVDARKIGKLICQLAISSTGPGTLPAIHSCSNHRCKNKLFRDIARLTVDLRGNTSEETQITRMFSPMDSTVNSTGSSSASADYRKKRIKNVQKLELVRLMKANFLFIRGKHAVARSEKSRADVWKVITGRLNSLGPPIQSAEAWQRRWNDMRSATKSKMTKIQNYVREHGEDCPYKLNLVERLIWDTFSVKPEEYMKDLNLKLWREKQQPRVDGSVGPQPQSAVDSVSSCSSQMSAAEQNFDMGWNQVGTTTTCHDTGLGWNSPMPSSIASMSRENSLLEVPNQTVGGFYSTSSCTLHPEQNYGVQSTTAMGYQGYSGVSANSTTHFNQWPSSGAELRDDASFQQQPKIQTSTTDLVPGGKMLRELNKLFDLVLKQNEEILSLLRQPSSEN
- the LOC118505218 gene encoding uncharacterized protein LOC118505218 isoform X2, producing MGCLKTTKKTLLLSAFPLLRLTSATSSQPTSVDARKIGKLICQLAISSTGPGTLPAIHSCSNHRCKNKLFRDIARLTVDLRGNTSEETQITRMFSPMDSTVNSTGSSSASADYRKKRIKNVQKLELVRLMKANFLFIRGKHAVARSEKSRADVWKVITGRLNSLGPPIQSAEAWQRRWNDMRSATKSKMTKIQNYVREHGEDCPYKLNLVERLIWDTFSVKPEEYMKDLNLKLWREKQQPRVDGSVGPQPQSAVDSVSSCSSQMSAAEQNFDMGWNQGEQFAGGSESNGGRILFHL